Proteins encoded by one window of Geobacter sp. DSM 9736:
- a CDS encoding exo-beta-N-acetylmuramidase NamZ domain-containing protein: protein MYKVLLVLFTWFLFSYPRSAAAGVRTGAEILADSGFAELAGKRVGLVTNHTAMAGGRHLIDLLADSGKVTLAALFAPEHGLRGLQEDGVAIAEGRDERTGVKIFSLYGKDKKPTPEMLKNVDILLFDIQDIGARFYTYISTMGLAMRAAAEAGIPFVVLDRPNPLGGLYVGGPVLEKRFSSFVGLYPIPVAHGLTSGELALMIKGEGMLEGLAGLDVRVVRMAGWQREMQWPDTGLPWIRTSPNIPDFETSLLYPGLCFIEATAVSEARGTTEPFKMSGIPRLDSTAVAAALNGKGLPGVKFEPVSFTPRSLPGMSSRPKFSGTAVNGVRLVVTDRRLFQPVETGVYLLEVMHASTAVNKEKFFQLPGFDLLAGTDRLRLSLKDKTPAGEIVASWRSGLVKFGEMRRNYLLY, encoded by the coding sequence ATGTACAAAGTCCTGTTGGTCCTGTTTACCTGGTTCCTTTTCAGCTACCCGCGCAGTGCTGCCGCGGGAGTTAGGACTGGTGCCGAAATTCTTGCTGACAGCGGGTTTGCGGAACTTGCCGGGAAGCGCGTAGGGCTGGTCACGAATCACACAGCCATGGCAGGGGGCCGGCACCTGATTGATCTGCTGGCGGATAGCGGAAAGGTGACGCTTGCGGCCCTTTTTGCCCCGGAACACGGCCTGCGTGGGCTGCAGGAGGATGGCGTCGCCATTGCGGAGGGAAGAGACGAGCGGACCGGGGTGAAGATATTCAGCCTCTATGGGAAGGACAAGAAGCCCACGCCTGAGATGCTCAAGAATGTTGATATTCTGCTGTTCGACATACAGGACATAGGCGCTCGTTTCTATACCTATATTTCCACTATGGGGCTTGCTATGCGGGCAGCTGCCGAGGCCGGCATCCCCTTTGTCGTTCTGGACCGTCCGAACCCCCTCGGCGGTCTTTACGTCGGCGGTCCTGTGCTGGAGAAGCGCTTCAGCTCATTTGTCGGTCTCTATCCCATTCCTGTAGCACATGGCCTCACGTCCGGAGAACTGGCCCTGATGATTAAAGGGGAGGGCATGCTCGAAGGTCTGGCAGGGCTCGATGTGCGGGTAGTGAGGATGGCCGGATGGCAGAGGGAAATGCAGTGGCCTGATACGGGCCTTCCCTGGATCCGAACGAGCCCCAATATCCCTGATTTCGAGACTTCGCTTCTTTACCCTGGTCTTTGTTTCATTGAGGCCACCGCAGTGAGCGAGGCGCGAGGAACCACTGAGCCTTTCAAGATGAGCGGAATCCCTCGACTTGATTCCACCGCGGTAGCAGCGGCTCTCAACGGAAAAGGCCTCCCAGGTGTAAAGTTCGAGCCTGTCAGCTTTACTCCCCGTTCACTCCCGGGAATGAGCAGCAGACCGAAGTTTTCCGGTACAGCTGTAAACGGCGTTCGTCTGGTTGTCACGGATCGACGTCTGTTTCAGCCGGTGGAGACGGGCGTCTATCTGCTAGAAGTAATGCATGCGAGTACAGCTGTTAACAAGGAGAAATTTTTTCAGCTTCCGGGCTTCGATCTGCTGGCTGGAACGGACCGTTTGCGATTGTCCCTTAAAGACAAGACACCGGCAGGGGAGATTGTCGCAAGTTGGAGGAGTGGACTCGTGAAGTTCGGTGAAATGCGGCGCAACTATTTACTCTATTGA
- a CDS encoding class 1 fructose-bisphosphatase — MPYAEPGKTKFQIDLRRHLRDQDICDNLVHLICEIAEASKYVINAVRTGDLGVAGTSNLYGEEQLALDVLSDRIIRKRLIHSGVVCNIASEEMEQIYEVKGNADGLYSVAYDPLDGSSLVDVNLAVGTIVSIYRGCELLQEGRHQVAAIYILYGPRVSMVYSVGNGVHEFTMNHLMEYTLTRENVRMKPMGDIYSPGGLRNKYTPGNESFIRHLEEKGAKLRYSGGFVPDINQVLMKGKGLFMYPALKGSPNGKLRLLFELNPMAFLVENAGGAASNGRCRILDIKPESLDQREPVYIGCNDDVNKAVEFVANG, encoded by the coding sequence ATGCCATATGCCGAGCCGGGAAAAACAAAATTCCAGATTGATCTCCGTAGGCATCTGCGCGATCAGGACATATGTGACAATCTTGTACATCTGATCTGTGAAATTGCAGAGGCGAGCAAATACGTGATCAACGCGGTGAGAACCGGGGATCTCGGCGTCGCTGGTACCTCAAATCTTTATGGTGAGGAGCAACTGGCCCTTGACGTACTGTCGGATCGCATAATAAGGAAGCGTCTCATTCATTCAGGGGTGGTCTGCAACATTGCGTCGGAGGAAATGGAGCAGATCTATGAGGTCAAGGGAAATGCGGACGGCCTTTACTCGGTGGCATATGATCCGTTGGACGGATCATCTCTCGTGGACGTCAATCTTGCTGTAGGTACCATCGTGTCGATTTACCGGGGGTGCGAACTCCTCCAGGAGGGGCGTCACCAGGTCGCCGCCATCTACATCCTCTACGGTCCAAGGGTGTCAATGGTTTATTCCGTCGGCAACGGAGTACATGAGTTTACGATGAATCACTTGATGGAATACACCCTTACGCGGGAAAATGTCAGGATGAAACCGATGGGAGACATCTATTCTCCCGGCGGTCTGCGGAACAAGTACACTCCCGGGAACGAGAGCTTCATACGTCACCTGGAGGAGAAGGGGGCGAAGTTGAGATATTCAGGAGGATTCGTCCCTGACATAAATCAGGTGCTTATGAAGGGGAAGGGGCTTTTTATGTATCCGGCGCTCAAAGGCTCCCCGAACGGGAAGCTTCGTCTGCTGTTCGAGCTTAATCCCATGGCGTTTCTGGTTGAAAACGCCGGGGGTGCCGCCAGTAACGGCCGATGCCGAATTCTGGACATCAAGCCGGAGAGTCTTGACCAGCGAGAGCCGGTTTACATAGGATGTAATGATGATGTAAATAAAGCAGTGGAATTCGTTGCCAACGGATAA
- a CDS encoding sigma-54 dependent transcriptional regulator, with the protein MKPKLLILDDDTAILQMLKAVFSGDDLELILESDSDSALKRVITEHPNAAIFDIGLPVKSGIEVLREAKKMDPALSVIVATGNKTTQNAIEAMRHGAYDYVTKPFDLKKLKTLVSKAVECNLLNRKVRFTKDREQLTEYSAEEDIMIGSSPEMIEIWKMVGKVADSDATILIQGESGTGKELLARAIYDNSRRRNRPFLAVNCAAMPESLLESELFGHEKGAFTDAHSRRIGKFEQCNGGTIFLDEIGEMSMANQGKLLRVLENQEFERVGGNETIKVDVRVIAATNRTLVNSIKEKTFRMDLFYRLRVVSFYLPPLRERVEDIPLMVDLFIRKFSTKYGKKIKGIAPDALDMLIAHPWEGNIRELKNVINSATVFCKGDILMPDDFESFLQAKAGFKEVDLDSAGEDYYAVFWNMLEPVFDGICMKNKGAIYEHINMGLEKALIHMAMEKSNNNQVLAAKLLGISRNTLRDRLERYKIGASA; encoded by the coding sequence ATGAAACCTAAACTACTCATACTCGATGACGACACGGCAATCTTGCAGATGCTGAAGGCAGTTTTCTCGGGAGACGATCTGGAGCTCATCCTCGAGAGCGACAGCGACTCCGCCCTCAAACGTGTCATAACCGAGCATCCGAACGCAGCCATTTTCGATATCGGACTTCCGGTGAAGTCCGGGATCGAGGTCCTGCGGGAAGCGAAGAAGATGGACCCGGCATTGTCGGTGATTGTCGCAACGGGAAACAAAACGACGCAAAATGCTATCGAGGCGATGCGCCATGGGGCTTATGATTATGTCACAAAGCCCTTTGATCTCAAGAAGCTTAAGACTCTCGTCTCCAAAGCCGTAGAGTGCAACCTCCTCAACCGGAAAGTGAGGTTCACTAAAGATCGAGAGCAACTGACTGAATACAGCGCAGAAGAAGATATCATGATCGGTTCATCTCCCGAGATGATCGAAATCTGGAAAATGGTGGGTAAAGTCGCTGATTCCGATGCGACGATTCTGATTCAGGGGGAGAGTGGCACTGGGAAGGAACTCCTGGCACGGGCGATTTATGACAATTCACGCCGCAGGAATCGTCCCTTTCTTGCGGTGAACTGTGCTGCCATGCCTGAATCTCTTCTGGAGAGCGAACTCTTCGGGCACGAGAAGGGGGCCTTTACCGATGCTCACTCCCGTCGGATCGGGAAATTCGAGCAGTGCAATGGGGGCACCATCTTCCTGGATGAAATAGGGGAGATGAGTATGGCGAATCAGGGGAAGCTTCTTAGGGTGCTAGAGAACCAGGAGTTCGAGCGCGTAGGTGGAAACGAGACAATCAAAGTCGACGTGCGTGTCATTGCCGCTACCAACCGCACACTCGTAAATTCGATCAAGGAAAAGACGTTCCGGATGGACCTGTTTTATCGGCTCAGGGTCGTCTCTTTTTATCTGCCGCCGCTGCGTGAGAGGGTAGAGGACATACCGCTGATGGTTGACCTATTCATCCGCAAGTTTTCCACAAAGTACGGAAAGAAGATCAAGGGAATTGCACCCGACGCTCTCGACATGCTCATCGCTCACCCATGGGAAGGAAATATCCGCGAGCTTAAGAATGTCATCAACTCCGCAACTGTTTTCTGCAAAGGCGACATTCTGATGCCCGATGACTTCGAATCGTTTCTTCAGGCGAAGGCAGGTTTCAAGGAGGTCGATCTCGATTCGGCGGGCGAAGACTACTATGCCGTCTTCTGGAACATGCTGGAGCCGGTGTTCGACGGGATCTGCATGAAGAACAAGGGGGCCATTTACGAGCACATCAACATGGGACTGGAAAAGGCGCTGATACATATGGCGATGGAAAAAAGCAACAACAACCAGGTTCTGGCTGCCAAGCTGCTCGGTATCAGCAGAAACACCCTGCGAGACCGGCTTGAACGATACAAAATCGGCGCTTCAGCTTAA
- a CDS encoding cytochrome c3 family protein, protein MSPRRYRNKNLTMIVISTLLLGCSTVLAYDDQQDEEYGNCAFSTQLQDNQEKMDYINKLRMAKEASESPYGEIFVNTVQARLRTGEVMELDTFTVDCIACHDGINAPGREIRYKNDSVNRRIDLNSVLGSHPIGMDYGSYAYASPQYKRLEKLDPNMVLVDGKIGCLTCHNPLNKKKNHLAIDKERSKLCYACHQV, encoded by the coding sequence ATGTCACCACGGCGATATCGGAACAAGAACCTCACAATGATTGTCATATCGACCCTGCTGCTGGGCTGCAGCACCGTGCTGGCCTATGACGACCAACAGGATGAAGAGTACGGAAACTGCGCCTTCTCTACACAACTTCAAGACAATCAGGAAAAGATGGATTACATCAACAAACTGCGGATGGCCAAAGAAGCATCAGAATCCCCATACGGTGAGATATTCGTTAATACCGTTCAAGCCCGACTCCGGACTGGTGAAGTGATGGAACTCGATACCTTTACAGTTGACTGCATTGCATGTCACGACGGAATCAATGCTCCTGGGCGCGAGATACGTTATAAAAACGATAGTGTCAACCGCAGGATCGACCTCAACAGCGTCCTTGGGAGCCATCCGATAGGTATGGACTACGGTAGCTATGCCTATGCGAGTCCCCAGTATAAGCGCCTGGAAAAACTGGACCCCAACATGGTTCTTGTTGACGGCAAAATAGGCTGTCTGACCTGTCACAACCCTCTTAACAAGAAGAAAAATCATCTGGCTATAGATAAAGAACGTAGCAAACTCTGCTATGCCTGCCATCAGGTTTAG
- a CDS encoding DNA internalization-related competence protein ComEC/Rec2 gives MERPLLLPLLSVIAGLSLASFSFFIPPLVSLPLLVVGVAALFPKSRVPFSIVISLLFLLWGNLTLIPFLNPQLPPRHISHFITDQEQIVEGVVDTRPQRTEYGSRLFIQAEKICRRDGYFPVSGRLLVTVEEGGIPYISGDRVRFFARLRAPRNYGLPGEYDYVRHLALRDVFVTAFVKRHDQIILMQQEAAFPLQRLLDRVAARIGGFLDTHAPPVEAAVLRALLIGEQGAVPRSLNDAYARSGVNHILSISGFHMGIIALVSFQLLFQLAARSEYLLLHCNLRRFILLSTLPVMIFYMLLSGGAPATLRSVIMLAALMLGLALERHTEPLDSFVLAAFTILLLTPAALFDISFQLSFAALWGLLVLTPMLMSPFHNLQEGAPRRLLLFLAASVAATAATMLPVAYYFHRVSLAGLLSNFFIVPLMGYGAVVTGFLALPLIWIAPPLASSLVTVASFFVWLSNVIIGRLAALPVINSLNPTLPVLLLFFLFGLALTFLRGWARTACCTFAGGACIFFLTAGHFRGQGEMQIAFLSVGQGEATLITLPDGKHMLIDGGGRPMGGSSDGRSVGERLLAPALRSLGANKIDYLVLTHPHPDHTQGLLYVAENFSIGEFWEGEASVPSSEYLELKRILEVRSVPARRLNSASGAHRLGEVLIEPLSPSPRVLRGDINEDSLVFRLSCRGVSVLFTGDIGFSTEEKLLLRPELLKCTVLKVAHHGSRHSTSEKFLDAAAPKAALISAGYRNVFHLPSQQTVDRLSRKGVTIWRTDRDGTVYLSCDGSSGRWTLGGTRQFD, from the coding sequence ATGGAGAGGCCGCTTCTTCTTCCCCTGCTGTCCGTGATTGCCGGCCTCTCCCTTGCTTCATTCTCGTTTTTCATCCCACCTCTAGTGTCGTTGCCGCTCCTGGTTGTTGGAGTGGCAGCGCTTTTTCCCAAGAGCCGCGTACCGTTTTCAATAGTGATCTCCCTCCTGTTTCTCCTATGGGGAAACCTTACGCTCATTCCGTTTTTGAACCCCCAGTTGCCGCCGAGACACATTTCCCATTTCATTACGGATCAGGAGCAGATTGTCGAAGGGGTGGTAGACACCCGCCCGCAACGCACCGAGTACGGAAGCAGACTGTTCATTCAGGCTGAGAAAATATGCAGAAGAGACGGTTACTTCCCGGTTTCAGGGCGCCTGCTCGTTACGGTTGAGGAGGGAGGTATACCCTATATTTCCGGCGACAGGGTCAGATTTTTTGCACGTTTGCGCGCACCCCGGAACTATGGTCTGCCTGGTGAATACGATTACGTCCGGCATCTCGCCCTACGCGACGTCTTTGTCACAGCATTCGTGAAACGACACGACCAGATAATCCTTATGCAGCAGGAGGCGGCGTTTCCCCTTCAGCGTCTTTTAGACCGAGTAGCCGCTCGGATCGGCGGCTTCTTGGACACTCATGCTCCTCCTGTGGAGGCCGCAGTGCTAAGAGCGCTCCTGATCGGCGAGCAGGGGGCTGTCCCGAGGTCCCTCAATGATGCGTATGCACGTAGCGGCGTCAATCATATTCTTTCGATATCCGGTTTTCACATGGGTATCATTGCCCTCGTTTCGTTCCAACTCCTCTTTCAGCTCGCTGCCAGGTCCGAATATCTGCTCCTTCACTGCAACCTGCGCCGCTTCATACTGCTCAGTACGCTGCCTGTGATGATCTTCTACATGCTGCTGAGCGGCGGAGCTCCAGCTACACTCCGTTCGGTCATAATGCTTGCTGCTTTAATGTTAGGCCTTGCGCTGGAGAGGCACACCGAGCCGCTCGACTCTTTTGTGCTGGCTGCTTTTACCATTCTTCTTCTAACTCCTGCCGCGCTTTTCGACATCTCATTCCAGCTTTCCTTTGCGGCCCTCTGGGGATTGCTGGTGCTTACGCCCATGCTGATGTCTCCTTTCCATAATCTACAGGAAGGGGCGCCGCGGAGACTCCTTCTTTTTCTTGCGGCTTCTGTGGCGGCTACCGCCGCCACCATGCTTCCCGTCGCTTACTACTTTCACAGAGTTTCTCTAGCCGGGTTACTTTCGAACTTTTTCATCGTGCCTCTCATGGGTTATGGTGCCGTGGTTACGGGGTTTCTGGCACTTCCCCTGATCTGGATCGCGCCTCCGCTTGCTTCATCGCTCGTTACCGTGGCCTCCTTCTTTGTCTGGCTTTCAAACGTGATCATAGGCCGGCTCGCTGCTCTTCCCGTTATCAACTCTCTTAATCCCACGCTCCCTGTGCTGCTCCTCTTTTTTCTCTTCGGACTAGCGCTGACTTTTCTCAGAGGTTGGGCCAGAACCGCCTGCTGCACTTTCGCCGGTGGGGCCTGCATCTTTTTTCTCACCGCCGGACATTTTCGTGGCCAGGGAGAGATGCAGATCGCCTTCCTCAGCGTAGGGCAGGGAGAGGCTACCCTCATCACTCTTCCCGACGGGAAGCACATGCTTATCGATGGCGGAGGGCGGCCTATGGGTGGCTCTTCTGACGGGAGGTCCGTGGGAGAGCGCCTGCTGGCGCCGGCTCTCCGTTCGCTTGGAGCAAACAAAATTGATTACCTTGTGCTCACTCACCCTCACCCGGACCACACGCAGGGGCTTCTTTACGTTGCGGAAAACTTTAGTATCGGGGAATTTTGGGAGGGGGAAGCTTCGGTTCCATCTTCCGAGTACCTGGAGCTTAAGCGAATTTTGGAGGTGCGCAGTGTACCTGCGCGGAGGCTTAATTCTGCTTCGGGAGCTCACCGCCTGGGTGAGGTTCTCATAGAGCCGCTTTCGCCGTCCCCACGTGTGCTCCGGGGGGATATAAACGAGGATTCCCTGGTTTTCCGGCTTTCATGCCGCGGCGTCAGCGTGCTTTTCACCGGAGATATCGGTTTCTCCACCGAAGAAAAGCTTCTACTTCGCCCGGAGCTGCTGAAGTGCACTGTGCTCAAGGTAGCGCACCATGGAAGCAGGCACTCAACCTCGGAGAAGTTTCTGGATGCCGCAGCACCTAAAGCCGCACTGATCTCGGCGGGATACCGTAATGTGTTTCATCTTCCCTCTCAGCAGACCGTCGACCGTCTCAGCCGGAAGGGGGTTACCATCTGGCGGACTGATCGTGACGGCACCGTATACCTGTCCTGCGACGGCAGCAGCGGCCGGTGGACGCTTGGCGGCACCCGGCAATTTGATTGA
- a CDS encoding diguanylate cyclase, translated as MERILIVDSDPFFRDVFSGLLRHEGYSTDTAASGAEAFAKLQGGDYQVVVTELVLPDVTGLDILSRVKEHDRSIEVVVATGHANVETAIQALKNGARDYLVKPVNHDEFRHSVSVSLEQRRLLDENQELKRLVSLFQASQAIANCLDVERIGEMVVSALSRETGVERGLAFFPDDEGYLSLKGLKELDEAAGRALAELVAAAFGRRSAKSDPILFLRDFLPQDDHLAPARQADLREALLLAVRTKGKLLGVVALFNDRGKTLPSDVERKNLNFLLDQSSLAFENAVRYTTARNLVNIDEVTGLFNYRYLETALDREIKRAERYRSSLSVVFLDIDQFKDVNDTHGHLIGSSVLREVGALIKRLVREVDTVIRYGGDEYTIILVESTNVGAASASERVRKAVEEHVFMAEEGYNIRLTASLGYACYPDDSTSYRELLEMADQAMYKGKFSGKNVVFHIGQQTGGDNEQGE; from the coding sequence ATGGAAAGGATACTGATAGTCGACAGCGATCCCTTCTTCCGGGATGTTTTTTCAGGACTTCTCCGACACGAAGGGTATTCTACGGATACAGCTGCGTCCGGTGCCGAGGCATTCGCGAAGCTTCAGGGCGGCGATTATCAGGTCGTGGTAACAGAGCTGGTGCTTCCGGACGTCACGGGGCTGGATATCCTTTCGCGCGTCAAGGAGCATGATCGCTCCATTGAAGTCGTAGTAGCCACCGGCCATGCAAATGTCGAAACGGCGATCCAGGCCCTGAAAAACGGTGCCCGGGATTATCTAGTAAAGCCCGTGAACCATGATGAGTTCAGGCACAGCGTCAGCGTCTCACTTGAACAGCGCCGGCTTCTCGACGAGAACCAGGAACTGAAACGCCTCGTGAGCCTCTTCCAGGCGAGCCAGGCGATAGCCAATTGTCTGGACGTCGAGCGGATAGGCGAGATGGTTGTTAGCGCGCTTTCCAGAGAAACAGGGGTCGAGCGCGGGCTTGCTTTTTTTCCCGACGATGAAGGTTACTTATCGCTCAAGGGACTCAAGGAGCTGGACGAGGCGGCCGGCCGTGCCCTCGCGGAGCTGGTGGCGGCGGCTTTCGGGCGCAGAAGCGCCAAGTCCGATCCGATCCTTTTTCTCCGTGACTTCCTGCCGCAGGATGATCATCTCGCCCCGGCCCGGCAGGCGGATTTGCGCGAGGCTCTCCTGCTAGCGGTGAGGACCAAGGGGAAGCTGCTGGGGGTTGTGGCGCTTTTCAATGACCGGGGCAAGACGCTTCCTTCGGACGTGGAGCGGAAGAACCTGAACTTCCTGCTTGACCAGTCCTCCCTCGCTTTCGAGAACGCGGTGCGCTATACCACCGCCCGCAATCTCGTGAACATCGATGAGGTCACAGGGCTTTTCAACTACCGGTACCTGGAGACCGCCCTTGACCGGGAGATCAAGCGGGCAGAGCGGTACCGCTCCTCACTCTCCGTGGTTTTTCTCGACATCGACCAGTTCAAGGATGTGAACGACACCCACGGGCATCTTATCGGCAGCTCGGTGCTCAGAGAAGTGGGTGCTCTGATCAAAAGACTCGTACGAGAGGTGGATACGGTAATCCGCTATGGAGGAGACGAGTACACGATAATCCTGGTGGAGAGCACCAACGTGGGAGCTGCCAGCGCGTCCGAGCGTGTACGTAAGGCCGTCGAGGAACATGTCTTCATGGCGGAAGAGGGATACAACATCAGGCTCACCGCGAGCCTCGGCTACGCCTGTTATCCCGATGACTCGACATCTTACCGGGAGCTCCTCGAAATGGCCGACCAGGCGATGTACAAAGGTAAGTTCAGCGGAAAGAACGTAGTGTTTCATATCGGGCAGCAGACGGGCGGGGATAACGAGCAAGGAGAGTGA
- the hisS gene encoding histidine--tRNA ligase, which yields MAITGIKGFNDILPGEVEKWQHIEATARRIFELYGFAEIRIPILEKTELFARSIGDATDIVEKEMYSFVDKGENRVTMRPEGTASVMRAFIEHKLYAADQVAKLYYMGPMFRYERPQKGRYRQFHQIGAEVTGVTDPKIDAQVLSMLCHFFAELGLNEPRLEINSLGCKECRPVYRNALKEFLARKIDQLCEDCTRRYDTNPLRALDCKSAGCKEATAGAPSVLDHLCQGCADHFASTRRYLEGVGTAYAINPRMVRGLDYYTRTTFELVTGLLGAQSAVAAGGRYDGLISELGGPQLPGIGFAMGVERVALLLDGREFRRRPDLFIAAIGEAAQFEAFRLMNSLQQLGVSVEIDYEGKSLKSQMRRSDKFNSRFTLIIGEDELSRGTAVIKNMDAGVQKDVELDAERVAETISKGSAAC from the coding sequence GTGGCGATTACTGGCATCAAGGGATTCAACGACATACTTCCGGGGGAAGTGGAGAAGTGGCAGCACATCGAGGCGACGGCGCGGCGGATTTTCGAGCTGTACGGGTTCGCCGAGATCCGGATTCCCATCCTGGAGAAGACGGAGCTGTTCGCCCGCTCCATAGGTGATGCCACCGATATCGTCGAAAAGGAGATGTACTCCTTCGTCGACAAGGGCGAGAACCGCGTCACCATGCGCCCCGAGGGGACGGCGAGCGTGATGCGCGCCTTCATCGAACACAAGCTATACGCGGCGGACCAGGTTGCGAAGCTCTACTACATGGGTCCGATGTTCCGATACGAGCGCCCGCAGAAGGGGCGCTACCGCCAGTTTCACCAGATCGGCGCCGAGGTGACCGGAGTCACCGACCCGAAGATCGACGCCCAGGTCCTCTCCATGCTCTGCCACTTTTTCGCGGAACTCGGGCTCAACGAGCCGCGGCTGGAGATCAATTCCCTGGGGTGCAAGGAGTGTCGCCCTGTTTACCGCAACGCTCTCAAGGAATTTCTCGCAAGAAAGATCGACCAGCTGTGCGAAGACTGTACGAGGCGCTACGACACGAACCCGCTTCGCGCCCTCGACTGCAAGTCCGCCGGGTGCAAGGAGGCGACCGCAGGAGCGCCTTCCGTCCTCGACCACCTCTGCCAGGGGTGCGCCGACCACTTCGCCTCCACCCGCCGGTACCTGGAAGGGGTGGGGACCGCCTACGCCATCAACCCGCGTATGGTGCGGGGGCTCGACTACTACACTCGAACCACTTTTGAACTCGTCACGGGACTTCTCGGCGCCCAGAGCGCTGTGGCCGCAGGCGGGCGCTACGACGGTCTCATCTCCGAGCTAGGCGGTCCGCAGCTTCCCGGGATCGGCTTCGCAATGGGGGTCGAGCGGGTAGCCCTTCTTCTTGACGGGCGCGAGTTCCGCAGACGCCCCGACCTCTTCATCGCCGCCATCGGCGAAGCGGCACAGTTCGAGGCGTTCCGGCTGATGAACAGCCTCCAGCAGTTGGGGGTGTCAGTTGAGATCGACTACGAGGGGAAGAGCCTCAAAAGCCAGATGCGCCGCTCCGACAAGTTCAACAGCCGCTTCACCCTTATCATCGGGGAGGACGAACTAAGTCGCGGGACGGCGGTTATCAAGAACATGGACGCGGGGGTGCAGAAGGACGTCGAGCTAGATGCCGAGCGGGTGGCGGAAACTATAAGTAAAGGGTCAGCGGCTTGTTGA